In Vibrio hippocampi, the following are encoded in one genomic region:
- a CDS encoding glycosyltransferase: MVNILYAHYGEEWIRGSEQCLLNLLDHIDKRHFQPIVWSNNQVLCQRTEAMQIATHHDTFSLLGYGYRDKASFWQWGKLVTRAVKLIRRHQIGLIHVNSAGPCQWLVFAAKLCQVPLVTQLHSPYILSERFYSGCYASSKIIAVSHAVSHDILADGYPHKQLAVIHNGIAALPASLHSPYWVREQLGLSPETRLFATVGSLIHRKGIDRLINALAQLHRQGEKRHTQGEQLHLLVIGDGPLKKQLQDIAKQQQVDHLVTWAGEQRDVYQWLSGGIDGFVSGAREEAFGLVVAEAALAKLPVIAPNIGGIPEFVAHQHSALLYDDDQGLLQCWSDLLTDFDTLAPTLSANAQQTVAHNLTLDNNANKIERVYHHVLSEPAQNHVKLSRCLLPLKIYLAKRQSSGASHA, from the coding sequence ATGGTCAATATTCTCTATGCACATTACGGTGAAGAGTGGATTCGCGGCAGTGAACAGTGCTTATTGAATCTTTTAGACCACATAGATAAACGTCATTTTCAGCCGATAGTGTGGAGTAACAACCAAGTTCTGTGCCAGCGAACCGAAGCGATGCAGATCGCTACCCATCACGACACGTTTAGCTTGCTCGGATACGGTTATCGCGACAAGGCGTCTTTTTGGCAGTGGGGCAAGCTCGTCACTCGCGCTGTGAAACTGATACGCCGTCACCAGATTGGTCTTATCCATGTCAACAGCGCGGGTCCGTGTCAGTGGTTGGTGTTTGCAGCCAAACTATGTCAGGTGCCTCTCGTTACCCAACTGCATTCTCCTTATATTCTGAGCGAACGTTTTTACTCCGGCTGCTACGCCTCTTCCAAAATTATTGCAGTCAGCCATGCCGTGTCACACGATATTCTTGCTGATGGCTATCCCCACAAGCAGCTTGCCGTTATCCATAACGGTATTGCAGCGTTGCCAGCCAGTTTACATTCCCCCTATTGGGTACGCGAGCAGCTTGGTTTATCGCCAGAGACACGCCTGTTTGCCACCGTCGGCTCTCTGATTCATCGCAAAGGGATCGATAGGCTGATCAACGCGCTAGCCCAGCTACACAGGCAAGGAGAAAAACGACACACGCAAGGAGAACAGCTGCATCTGCTGGTGATTGGTGACGGACCGTTAAAAAAGCAGCTACAAGATATTGCCAAGCAGCAACAGGTCGACCATTTGGTTACTTGGGCTGGTGAGCAACGAGATGTCTATCAATGGTTGTCGGGGGGTATCGATGGATTTGTTAGCGGTGCAAGAGAAGAAGCGTTTGGATTGGTTGTCGCAGAAGCGGCTCTAGCCAAGTTACCCGTTATCGCCCCCAACATTGGTGGGATTCCCGAGTTTGTCGCACATCAACACAGCGCCTTGCTCTATGATGATGACCAAGGATTACTGCAATGCTGGTCAGATCTACTGACTGATTTTGACACCCTCGCTCCAACATTGAGCGCAAATGCCCAGCAAACCGTGGCTCATAACTTAACACTCGACAATAACGCCAATAAAATCGAGCGCGTTTATCACCACGTACTAAGTGAACCAGCCCAGAATCACGTTAAGCTCTCCCGCTGCCTGCTGCCACTAAAAATCTATCTCGCCAAACGTCAATCATCGGGAGCTAGCCATGCATGA
- a CDS encoding glycosyltransferase family 4 protein codes for MHDLTQKHLFIFDPVPFAGGSKVATNTILTAYPRQQLAITLVTAHVDSWHNVLETYGDQVTVRTLPYAEWFSHCNAKGFYLLTLYRFIVCFWHVLTCPKIDVLIGSTQPGSDMAIYGLKWLFSIPVLQLVHGPVGNSRSVGKCLQFADEVHYLNSTKDSITTALSTLNLTLDDIHHYPFSNGLADNDWPTASRHQQMRVLWAGSLLKWKRLDVLLEALPKITPPIITDICYIQPSNPSLVSDATDPITYKDMANIQWHQQPDNFDQIRAHCSIFVSTSEREPFGLAILEAMAAGLCPVIPQDGAYWDQQLSDGKNCLKYRPADSVDLANAITKLAANPTLTQRLAQSAQAVAAGYKADTCYQGIYQGIDRLVNRNPNYCHKTITTKQQVTRDE; via the coding sequence ATGCATGATCTTACCCAAAAGCATCTGTTTATCTTCGATCCCGTTCCATTTGCGGGTGGCTCAAAAGTGGCGACCAATACCATTTTAACAGCCTATCCACGTCAGCAACTCGCCATTACCTTAGTCACGGCGCATGTCGATAGTTGGCACAACGTCCTTGAAACCTATGGCGATCAAGTTACGGTGCGAACCTTACCTTATGCTGAGTGGTTCAGTCACTGCAACGCTAAAGGCTTTTACTTACTCACCCTTTATCGCTTTATTGTCTGCTTTTGGCATGTTCTGACCTGCCCCAAGATTGATGTGTTGATTGGCTCAACCCAGCCGGGCTCTGATATGGCAATCTATGGTCTGAAATGGCTGTTCTCCATTCCTGTGTTGCAACTGGTTCATGGTCCCGTCGGCAATTCAAGATCGGTGGGTAAGTGTCTTCAGTTCGCCGATGAGGTTCACTACCTCAATTCAACTAAGGACTCGATAACAACGGCACTGAGCACCCTCAATCTAACCCTAGACGATATTCATCACTATCCGTTCAGTAATGGCTTGGCTGACAACGATTGGCCAACTGCGAGTCGCCATCAGCAAATGCGGGTGTTATGGGCAGGCTCGCTGTTAAAGTGGAAACGCCTAGACGTGTTGCTTGAAGCGCTGCCAAAGATAACACCGCCGATTATCACCGACATCTGTTACATTCAGCCAAGCAACCCCAGTCTCGTCAGCGACGCTACGGATCCCATCACTTATAAGGATATGGCGAATATTCAATGGCACCAACAACCGGACAATTTCGATCAAATCCGTGCCCACTGCTCGATCTTTGTCTCCACCAGCGAACGTGAGCCTTTCGGGCTTGCGATATTAGAAGCAATGGCGGCAGGGCTTTGTCCAGTGATTCCTCAAGACGGTGCCTATTGGGATCAGCAGCTCAGCGATGGTAAAAATTGTCTTAAATATCGACCCGCGGACAGTGTGGATTTAGCCAACGCCATAACAAAACTCGCCGCCAATCCAACTTTAACCCAGCGACTTGCACAGTCAGCTCAGGCGGTTGCCGCAGGTTATAAAGCGGACACTTGCTATCAAGGTATTTATCAAGGCATTGACCGCCTTGTTAACCGCAACCCAAACTATTGCCACAAAACTATTACCACAAAACAGCAGGTCACTCGTGATGAATAA
- a CDS encoding lipopolysaccharide biosynthesis protein, producing MNKPLASIAAYGISLVLTRGITLFMLPFITHYLTPTELGKLELLASFGALLGVAVSLCLHESLYRYAGVHTCQRKQFIVANRIMSLSCLFAVLAIVPIIGILLPLATQLDIDTRSILLVCGNLVLTGPLMISTAWLRMQDKVIPFALVSIGATVIQVVIIVVSLMSSATINAILSASLIATLFQLTAFQSINGFFWRRFRVTQCKRYLTYALPLVLSGVVAFGVNGAEKWVLALGASVEQLALYAIAAKFALALCLLIQPFGMWWMPKRFACLKADRQQTTNTTELGLLFACLLAIGLCFSVPIFIEYALDDQYHSANQLLGVVLLIALCKEFGELLNLGLLAQKRTQWLLMINIATALSSILLALLLINISTLAMLYGMLAVAVARLCVVGYLSQRCVRLPYRTVYLVCLFTFTAALLLTSPQVDSLFWRLSLILLAPVCLILFAQQFRSLRDDIGLSINKGSH from the coding sequence ATGAATAAGCCTCTTGCCAGCATCGCCGCTTACGGCATCAGTTTAGTGTTAACTCGCGGTATCACACTATTTATGCTGCCGTTTATCACCCATTACCTAACTCCGACAGAGCTTGGCAAACTGGAGCTGCTTGCCAGTTTTGGGGCACTGTTAGGCGTGGCGGTATCGCTTTGCTTGCATGAATCACTGTATCGCTACGCTGGCGTGCATACCTGTCAGAGAAAACAGTTTATCGTGGCGAATCGTATCATGTCGCTATCATGCCTGTTCGCGGTATTAGCCATTGTGCCCATTATCGGAATATTGTTGCCACTGGCCACACAGCTTGATATCGACACTCGCTCGATTTTACTGGTCTGTGGCAACTTAGTCCTTACCGGACCGTTAATGATTTCTACCGCTTGGCTGAGAATGCAAGATAAGGTGATCCCTTTTGCCCTAGTCAGCATCGGCGCCACCGTCATACAGGTGGTGATTATCGTGGTGAGCTTAATGTCGTCCGCGACCATTAACGCCATATTGAGTGCTTCATTGATCGCAACCCTATTTCAACTGACCGCCTTTCAGTCTATCAATGGCTTTTTTTGGCGTCGTTTTCGTGTAACACAATGCAAACGCTATCTCACCTATGCCTTACCCTTGGTGCTGTCTGGCGTGGTCGCCTTTGGGGTCAACGGCGCCGAAAAATGGGTACTCGCCCTTGGAGCGTCTGTAGAACAACTGGCCTTATACGCTATCGCTGCTAAGTTTGCTTTGGCGCTCTGTTTACTGATTCAACCTTTCGGTATGTGGTGGATGCCAAAACGGTTTGCCTGCTTAAAGGCGGATAGGCAACAAACGACCAACACCACGGAATTAGGGTTATTATTTGCCTGTCTGCTTGCGATTGGTCTGTGTTTTTCAGTCCCTATCTTTATCGAATATGCACTCGATGATCAGTACCATTCTGCTAATCAACTGCTGGGCGTGGTATTGCTGATTGCCCTTTGTAAAGAGTTTGGCGAACTGCTTAACCTTGGTTTATTAGCGCAAAAACGCACCCAGTGGCTGCTGATGATTAATATCGCCACAGCCCTGTCCTCTATCTTGCTCGCCTTGCTGCTGATCAATATCAGCACCCTTGCCATGCTTTACGGCATGCTTGCAGTCGCCGTGGCAAGATTGTGTGTGGTTGGCTATTTGAGCCAGCGCTGTGTTCGCCTCCCCTATAGAACCGTCTATCTGGTATGTCTGTTTACCTTCACCGCGGCCTTGCTGCTGACTTCACCGCAAGTGGACTCCCTTTTCTGGCGATTATCATTAATCCTGCTTGCCCCTGTTTGTCTGATTCTGTTTGCTCAACAGTTTCGCAGTTTGCGTGACGATATTGGGCTTAGCATAAACAAAGGGAGTCACTGA
- a CDS encoding O-antigen ligase family protein: protein MVRAQPQGKPHLITGVLLSLTVGLLWLVIPHPLTGLVISLVPIAILFALSQTFWLVSLFIVFSFFRIHEVIPMLYPLKIPLLLSAGALASLLWHTTISQSLKLYWHPSFRWLFLFWGLVIIGVVFAANKGVAINMFKGTYWKIMIMTLAVAWLITSDKQLSRFSLLMVLAGLLVGCVAIYNSVNGIGLVEGSRVTIGRDFGSMLGDPNDLALVLMFPLGFSISLATTASIHSGLRLLSAATSALLFVAIIATQSRGGLLGALAVCAVFAWRMIPSKTVLIIVGIVAALALFAAAGISDRASGGAAEQGIDASAMGRLYAWEAAFKMALDNPIFGVGLNNFYFNYFFYSSHWDGLNHAVHSTWFGVLAETGFVGLIVFIGFCVSLIRTSRRTIAVLAKLTTPPPYLLATALATYSGLIGTIVSGTFLTQGFNWPIYILAGLTISASHIASQIEKPHKPNCN from the coding sequence ATGGTACGCGCCCAGCCTCAAGGCAAACCACATCTTATTACCGGCGTATTGCTGTCACTGACCGTGGGGTTGCTCTGGCTAGTGATTCCTCATCCGTTAACCGGGCTGGTCATTAGCCTTGTGCCAATTGCCATTTTGTTTGCGCTTAGCCAGACTTTCTGGCTGGTGTCGCTGTTTATTGTGTTCTCCTTCTTTCGAATCCATGAAGTGATTCCGATGCTCTATCCTTTGAAAATCCCGCTGTTACTGTCGGCAGGCGCGCTCGCCTCTTTGCTTTGGCACACTACTATCAGTCAGTCGCTCAAACTCTATTGGCATCCCAGCTTCCGTTGGCTTTTTCTGTTTTGGGGCTTGGTGATCATTGGCGTCGTATTCGCCGCCAATAAAGGGGTGGCAATCAACATGTTTAAAGGGACGTACTGGAAAATCATGATCATGACCCTTGCCGTCGCATGGCTGATCACCTCAGACAAACAGCTCTCGCGCTTTTCTCTGTTGATGGTGTTGGCCGGTCTATTGGTAGGTTGTGTAGCGATCTATAACTCTGTCAATGGGATTGGCTTGGTTGAGGGGTCGCGCGTCACTATCGGCCGTGACTTTGGCTCGATGCTTGGCGACCCCAATGACCTTGCTCTAGTGTTAATGTTCCCGCTCGGTTTTTCTATTAGTCTGGCGACCACGGCATCAATTCACTCTGGTTTAAGGCTACTCTCCGCGGCGACCTCTGCGTTGCTGTTTGTTGCGATTATCGCCACACAAAGTCGCGGGGGTCTGCTCGGTGCTTTAGCGGTTTGTGCGGTATTCGCGTGGCGAATGATTCCATCAAAAACCGTCTTGATTATTGTCGGTATTGTGGCTGCGTTAGCTCTGTTTGCGGCGGCGGGTATTTCGGATCGCGCTTCGGGAGGTGCGGCTGAGCAAGGGATTGACGCGTCAGCAATGGGACGCCTGTATGCTTGGGAGGCGGCGTTTAAGATGGCGCTGGATAATCCTATCTTTGGGGTTGGGTTAAATAACTTCTACTTTAATTACTTTTTCTATAGCTCCCACTGGGACGGACTCAATCATGCCGTACACAGCACTTGGTTTGGGGTACTGGCTGAAACCGGATTCGTCGGACTCATTGTGTTTATCGGTTTCTGTGTGTCACTGATCAGAACCTCACGCCGAACCATCGCGGTATTGGCTAAACTCACCACGCCTCCGCCCTATCTGTTGGCAACGGCCCTCGCGACCTACAGCGGGCTTATTGGCACCATCGTCTCCGGTACTTTTCTGACCCAAGGCTTTAATTGGCCGATCTATATTCTTGCGGGATTGACTATCTCTGCATCACATATTGCGTCGCAAATTGAGAAACCCCATAAGCCAAATTGTAACTGA
- a CDS encoding acyltransferase translates to MNADSMQRFKCWLKQHPDPKMQKLFIGLKRLRASSLPTPKLVNQVIYASYTFGRDSLSTLQRLFVATPAFKGRCQQCGDALYLYGGLPYISGPLNITVGDECRISGMTTFNGRSTLVNTTRPELLIGNNVGIGWQVTISVATQVVIEDNVRIAAGCQLFGYSGHPIDARDRAAGMPDEENRVGSIVLQHDVWLGSGVRVLPGVTVGAGTIVAAGSIVTHDLPPYCLAAGAPVKVIRSLETLGLDANRRDANTRGAYA, encoded by the coding sequence ATGAATGCCGACTCTATGCAACGCTTTAAATGCTGGCTGAAACAGCACCCTGATCCAAAAATGCAAAAGCTGTTCATTGGACTTAAACGTCTAAGAGCCTCTTCGTTGCCGACACCAAAACTGGTCAATCAGGTTATCTATGCCAGTTACACCTTTGGTCGAGATAGCCTTTCTACCCTACAACGCCTGTTTGTTGCCACTCCTGCCTTCAAAGGGCGTTGCCAACAATGTGGCGATGCACTCTACCTTTACGGAGGACTGCCTTATATTAGTGGTCCACTCAATATCACTGTTGGCGATGAGTGCCGCATTTCCGGTATGACCACCTTTAATGGTCGCAGCACTTTGGTGAACACAACGCGCCCTGAACTCTTAATTGGCAATAACGTCGGCATCGGTTGGCAGGTGACGATTTCCGTGGCGACTCAGGTAGTGATTGAAGATAACGTCAGGATCGCCGCAGGTTGCCAACTGTTTGGTTACTCGGGTCATCCGATTGATGCCAGAGATCGCGCGGCAGGCATGCCTGATGAAGAGAACCGCGTTGGCTCGATTGTATTGCAGCATGATGTATGGCTGGGCTCTGGCGTGCGAGTATTACCCGGCGTGACCGTGGGTGCTGGTACAATCGTCGCGGCGGGCAGTATCGTGACTCATGACCTTCCCCCGTACTGCTTAGCGGCGGGCGCACCGGTCAAGGTGATTCGCTCATTAGAAACCCTTGGTCTTGATGCAAACCGTCGAGATGCGAATACTCGAGGTGCTTATGCGTGA
- a CDS encoding glycosyltransferase family 1 protein, with translation MRDLIVFGEDYGALPTSTQHLINCLAQTRKVLWVNSIGLRQPKFNLRDWQRAANKLLGRSKAQQFNQTPVAAPENLHVVNVMTIPAPRSVITRRIAQHWLTRQLQPVVKALKLHRPILWTSLPTAVDMVNQLGDRGCVYYCGDDFASLAGVDGDTVTQYEAELVNKADLVLTASDALTAKFADANTVTLTHGVDCQHFSSPAKRAPDLPSRGRPIAGFYGSLSQWLDYELLNKTILALPDWDFVFIGAQEITPFPLVQTDNVHLLGPKPHHLLPQYSQHWQVSLLPFVLNQQILSCNPLKLKEYLATGTPVVSTPFPALKPYQQHIHTAANVEQMVACLQSIKNQPTRLPKGLVEQESWQHKAQQVELLLEAL, from the coding sequence ATGCGTGATCTTATTGTCTTCGGTGAGGATTATGGGGCACTGCCCACCAGCACTCAGCATTTAATTAACTGTTTAGCACAAACCCGCAAGGTGCTGTGGGTCAACTCCATTGGCTTGCGCCAACCTAAATTTAACCTCAGAGATTGGCAACGCGCCGCCAATAAGTTGTTGGGGCGCAGTAAAGCGCAGCAGTTTAATCAAACACCCGTTGCTGCGCCGGAAAATTTGCATGTCGTCAACGTGATGACCATCCCTGCTCCTCGTTCTGTAATAACGCGTCGGATTGCTCAACACTGGCTTACGCGACAGCTACAGCCTGTGGTTAAAGCGCTAAAATTACACCGCCCTATTTTGTGGACATCACTGCCAACCGCGGTGGATATGGTCAATCAACTCGGCGACCGTGGCTGTGTCTATTACTGCGGCGATGATTTTGCCTCATTGGCGGGCGTTGACGGTGACACTGTCACTCAATACGAAGCTGAATTAGTCAACAAAGCCGATTTGGTCCTGACCGCCAGTGACGCATTGACCGCCAAATTTGCCGATGCCAACACGGTGACGCTGACTCATGGCGTGGATTGTCAGCACTTCTCCTCACCCGCCAAGCGCGCCCCTGATCTGCCTAGTCGAGGTCGACCGATTGCCGGCTTTTATGGCAGCTTATCGCAATGGCTCGACTATGAGCTGCTCAATAAAACCATATTGGCCCTGCCAGATTGGGATTTTGTGTTTATCGGCGCGCAAGAGATCACGCCGTTCCCTTTAGTACAGACCGACAATGTCCATCTTTTGGGTCCCAAACCGCATCATTTGCTACCTCAGTATTCACAGCATTGGCAAGTAAGTTTGTTGCCCTTTGTGCTTAATCAACAGATTCTGTCTTGCAATCCGCTCAAGCTAAAAGAGTACTTAGCGACAGGTACGCCGGTTGTTTCTACCCCTTTTCCTGCGCTTAAGCCATACCAACAGCACATTCATACGGCGGCGAATGTGGAGCAGATGGTGGCGTGCTTGCAATCCATTAAAAACCAGCCAACAAGACTGCCCAAAGGTCTGGTCGAACAAGAGAGTTGGCAGCACAAAGCGCAGCAAGTTGAGTTGTTACTGGAGGCTCTATGA
- a CDS encoding GumC family protein, with translation MNQLKVRLLTLLTAAWHRRYAIVTPILIMPCIAFAVASMSAPKYKAHTSLLLQETAKMNPFLEDIAVSTMLKDRLSALKTLLKSRHVLTSVAQEQALINDSMSPQAIDNVITRLAQNLTVTQLGKDFLKIELTSNNPKGMKALLESVSTHFVEELLAPERSSITDSSEFLTIHIEKRKLALEQAEQALAQFYNQYTNSTPERQSENLSRLAALKQTLAQKQAQLAGVEQSLGSLDQQLTQTNPIIGKIEDQIIESRGQLALLQAKYTDSHSAVQAELRKLQRLESERKQLMTSNVSTTNSKQVWDSNSRKTTAELLKVQPLLISQLQGLQQARSQYESLQQETQVLAEMIDDLEDSSATYGYQAKRLQQLQREFTLQQQLYDELVQRYEMAQLTGSLGVFEQDKRVKVIDLPFTPSVPTNLPAAIFILIGLLAGTALGIGSAIILELLDSTVRRQQQLLAITKAPIITTIPRLSEPN, from the coding sequence ATGAATCAATTAAAGGTGCGATTGCTCACTTTACTCACCGCCGCATGGCATCGCCGCTATGCCATTGTTACACCGATATTGATTATGCCGTGCATCGCGTTTGCTGTGGCAAGTATGAGCGCACCAAAATACAAGGCACACACCAGCTTGCTGCTCCAAGAAACCGCTAAGATGAATCCCTTTTTAGAGGATATTGCAGTCTCGACCATGCTAAAAGATCGTCTATCGGCATTGAAAACCCTGCTAAAAAGTCGCCATGTCTTAACCTCCGTCGCCCAAGAACAAGCGCTGATCAATGACAGCATGTCTCCGCAAGCTATTGATAATGTCATCACGCGTCTAGCACAAAATCTAACGGTGACTCAATTGGGTAAAGACTTTTTAAAAATAGAATTGACCTCGAACAACCCAAAAGGCATGAAAGCCTTATTAGAATCGGTCAGCACGCATTTTGTGGAAGAACTGCTGGCTCCGGAGCGCTCATCCATTACCGACTCCAGTGAATTTTTAACCATTCATATCGAAAAGCGAAAGCTCGCCCTTGAGCAGGCAGAACAGGCTTTGGCGCAATTCTATAATCAATACACAAATTCGACCCCGGAAAGACAATCGGAAAACCTTAGTCGCCTTGCGGCACTCAAACAGACCTTGGCGCAGAAACAGGCACAACTGGCTGGCGTGGAGCAGAGCTTAGGCAGCCTTGATCAGCAACTGACGCAAACCAACCCCATCATCGGCAAAATCGAGGACCAGATCATCGAATCACGCGGTCAGTTGGCGCTATTGCAAGCCAAATACACCGACAGCCACAGTGCCGTACAAGCCGAACTGAGAAAATTGCAGCGCCTTGAAAGCGAACGTAAACAGTTAATGACGTCCAACGTGTCGACAACCAATAGCAAACAGGTATGGGACAGCAACAGCAGAAAAACCACCGCCGAGCTCTTAAAGGTTCAACCGTTACTGATTTCCCAGTTACAAGGATTGCAACAGGCGCGCAGTCAATATGAATCTCTGCAACAAGAGACTCAGGTGTTAGCCGAGATGATTGACGATCTTGAAGATAGCTCGGCAACTTATGGCTACCAAGCCAAGCGCCTTCAGCAATTGCAGCGCGAGTTCACCCTGCAACAGCAGTTATATGATGAGCTAGTCCAGCGTTATGAAATGGCGCAATTAACCGGTTCATTGGGCGTGTTTGAACAAGACAAGCGCGTCAAGGTGATTGATTTGCCTTTCACCCCCAGCGTTCCCACCAACCTCCCCGCCGCTATCTTTATTCTGATTGGCTTACTGGCTGGCACCGCGTTGGGAATAGGCAGCGCGATCATACTGGAACTGCTCGACAGTACGGTGCGTCGTCAGCAGCAGCTATTAGCGATCACTAAGGCACCGATTATCACCACGATTCCTAGACTCTCTGAGCCAAACTAG
- a CDS encoding glycosyltransferase, translating to MLSMRRPDTTDHHGKDTTVHIVQHLAPGGIETLVLELLNHSRHHSNTFIISLEGNIDQAIAHWPRLKPFQSRLLFMNKQPGRQYQLVKQLYRVFKRLNPYTVHTHHIGPLLYGGIAARLARTPVCIHTEHDAWHLNSDKHRKMQSVAFNLVKPKVVADAEFVGQQLKKLFPQLNPYVIKNGIDTEKFVPGDQIAARQSLALPLDKTLVGCAGRLEPVKGQRYLINALQRLDPKIHLVVAGHGSQQQPLKQLSQQLNMANRVHFLGLCEEMPRFYQALDLFCLPSLCEGFPLSPLEAQACNTPVLVTNVGGAKETACPVTSGVVKAGRTFALQHKIEAMLSQQMDSQQTVSRQADSQQPREFILHNNSLTTMSAAYRALSFNV from the coding sequence ATGCTTTCTATGAGACGCCCAGACACTACTGATCATCACGGCAAAGACACCACGGTGCATATTGTGCAACACCTTGCTCCGGGTGGTATTGAAACCTTGGTACTAGAGTTGCTCAACCATTCAAGACATCACTCAAACACCTTTATCATTAGTCTTGAGGGAAATATTGATCAAGCCATTGCTCACTGGCCGAGGCTCAAGCCGTTTCAATCCAGACTGCTGTTTATGAATAAGCAACCCGGACGTCAGTACCAGTTAGTAAAGCAGTTATACCGCGTCTTCAAACGCCTTAATCCCTATACCGTGCATACTCATCATATTGGGCCTCTGCTTTACGGTGGAATAGCAGCGCGACTCGCCCGCACTCCGGTCTGCATACATACCGAGCATGATGCGTGGCATCTAAATTCGGATAAACATCGCAAAATGCAGTCCGTGGCTTTCAACCTCGTTAAGCCCAAAGTCGTCGCCGATGCCGAGTTTGTTGGTCAACAACTAAAAAAGCTGTTCCCGCAACTGAATCCCTACGTGATTAAAAACGGCATTGATACCGAAAAGTTTGTGCCCGGTGATCAAATCGCGGCACGCCAATCTCTCGCACTCCCCTTGGATAAAACCTTGGTGGGTTGCGCTGGACGTTTAGAGCCCGTCAAAGGACAGCGATACCTAATCAACGCCTTACAGCGGCTAGATCCGAAAATCCACTTAGTGGTTGCGGGGCATGGCAGTCAACAACAGCCACTTAAACAGCTTTCACAGCAACTAAATATGGCGAATCGAGTGCATTTCCTTGGGTTATGTGAGGAGATGCCGCGCTTTTACCAGGCGTTAGATCTGTTCTGTCTACCCTCGTTGTGTGAGGGCTTTCCCTTATCCCCACTCGAAGCTCAAGCTTGCAACACGCCAGTTTTAGTGACCAATGTGGGTGGCGCAAAAGAAACCGCGTGTCCCGTGACCAGTGGCGTGGTGAAAGCTGGCAGAACATTTGCCTTGCAACACAAAATTGAAGCCATGCTCTCTCAACAAATGGATTCTCAACAAACAGTTTCTCGACAAGCGGACTCTCAACAGCCGCGAGAATTTATATTACACAACAACAGCTTAACAACGATGTCAGCCGCGTATCGTGCGCTTTCATTTAACGTTTAA